GGCCTGTTGCAGTTGCTGCCTGAACGCTTCATGGCTGCTGACAAAGCTCGTCAACAGGCGCCGATAGAGTGCCTGATCATTGAGGGCAAGCTTGATCCCCGCCTGAGTATCCAGCCCGGCGATTACTGGTACATCTACTCGCGTTGGTGCGTCTGGCTCAGGTTTGGCCGGGGCCTTGGATCGTTGAGCAGGCTTGATCCAGCGCGACAGCTCTCGCCACAGTGTCTCAGGTTCGATTGGCTTGGCCAGAAAATCATTCATGCCCGCCTGCAGACACTGGGAACGGTCGGATGGCAAGGCGCTGGCCGTCATGGCCAACACGGGCAGTTGTTTCAAGCGGTCATGTTGCCGTATTTTTCGCGTGGCGGTCAGCCCGTCCATGACCGGCATCTGCATATCCATCAGTACCAGATCAAACGCCGCTGCCTCCAGCTTCTGCAAGGCTTCGGCACCATTATTGGCGATCTCGACGACAACACCCATCTGGCTGAGCAGCTCACTGGCCACCTCCTGATTCAGAGGGTTGTCTTCAACCAACAGCACCCGGGCCCCTTGCAGCTGGCGTTTGATCTGTTTCAGGCTGAGTTCTGAAGCCTGTAATTCGGTAACATCCTTGCCGGCGCCCATAGACATATCGGCTGAGCCCGAACCTAAATCAAGCGCCACCTTGAACCAGAAGGTCGAGCCCTCACCCGGCTGACTGACAACCCCAACCTCACCGCCCATCAATTCAGCCAAACGACGGGAAATCGCAAGGCCCAAACCACTGCCTCCATATTTGCGTGTTGTAGAGCCATCCGCCTGCTCAAAGCTGCGAAACAGGCGTCGCTGCTGAGCGGGGTTCAGGCCAATACCGGTATCGCGCACACTGAATTTGAGCAGGGTTTTGTCTGCCTCTGTACCAACGAGGTCCACTCGGATCTCAATCTCCCCTGACTCGGTAAACTTGACCGCATTGTTGGCGAAATTTAGTAGTATCTGCTGCAGCCGTAAAGGGTCACCCTTAAGTTGCTCCGGTAAACGCTCATCCACATGGGTGATCAGCGTCAGTTCCTTTTCGGTGGTTTTGGTCTCGAGCACACTGGTGAGGTCGGAGATCAGCGTGGGCAGGTTGAACTCGATATGTTCCAGCGAGAGCTTTCCTGCCTCCATCTTGGAAAAGTCCAGCACATCGTTAATGATGCCCAGCAGGTGTCTGCTCGAGCGCTGGATTTTCTGCAGGAAATCCCGCTGGCGCTCATTCAGGTCGGTCTGCAGCACCAAGTGTGTCATGCCCATAATGGCGTTCATGGGCGTTCTGATTTCGTGACTCATATTGGCCAAAAAATCAGCTTTGGTGCGTGCGGCGTCCTCCGCCAGCTGGCGTGCCTGCTGCAGTTGTTCCAGCGCTTCGTGCTCGGCGGTGATATCAATCACCATCCCGGCGATCCCCTTACTGAGATCCTCAGAGTCCACTGGCTGCGCCTGCATCCGTGCCCAGAAGCGACTGCCGTCCTTGCGTTGCAGTTCACGCTCTTCACTGTAGAAGCCCTGCTCGGCTTGGGCGGTAATGATCCGCTCACCCACCTCGAAAAACGTGGCTTCATCGGGATACCAACAGCGTGTCGTCTGGCCCAGCAGTTCCCCCTGCGCATAGCCCAACATCTGCTCCAGATAACGGTTGCAGCGCAGGATTCGTCGGTCACGCACAAACACTATCCCGGCCATCGCCGCATCGAAAAGTGCCTGCTGCTCCTGACTGGCATCGCGCAGCTCACACGTGATATGGCTCAGCTCTTCCGTACGCGCCTGTACCAGCTCTTCAAGGTGGTTCTGGTATTCCTCAAGCTCACGCTCAGCTTGCTTGCGGGCCGTGATGTCGTTCCATACCACATGCAGTATTTCACGCTCATCACGTCTGATCGCAGTCAGCATCACCTCAGCGGTGAATACTTCGCCCGTGGCCTTTAAATGTTCCCACTCAGTGCGGGTACTGCCTCTGGAGAATGCCTTGCCCATCACACCGAGCAGGACAACCGCAGAGCGCTCTCCACTCGGTTGCGTTTCGGGAGAAATATCCAGTGGTGTTTTACCGATCAATTCACCCGGATCACGCATATAAAACATGTCCAGCGTGGCCTTGTTGGCAGCGATAAAATGTCCGTTTTCCACCATAGCGATTGGCTGGCGGGTGTTCTCGAATAACATGCGAAAACGCTCTTCGCTTTCTGCCAGCGCAAAGGTCCGGTGCTCCACTTCGCGTCGCAGCATTCGTATCCAGACCAGCACCAACAGTAACACTCCCAGCAGCGCCAATGCGCCATATAGCACCCATTTGACCCAGACAGGTGCTGCAGGCTCGAACAGGGGCTGCCCCAGCCATTTATCACGCAACGCCTTGTCTTCTGTGTCCGTGATCAGTTGGAAGCCTTGAGTAATCTCTTCATAGAGCGCTTGATTGCCTTTCAGGACAGCCCAATGGCCAGGTGCATTGTAGAGCGGGTCGGTATGCAAAAAGGCATCGCTGCTACCACGTTGCGCCAGGTAATAGTTGGTCATCAACTTGTGACCACAAAATACGGACACTCCTCCCCTGACTGCCGCGTCTACCACGTCTGGATAGGTTGCAAAGAGCGCCAGATTATCTATGCCCTTGCTCTGGAGCAGATCGACACAGGCATCACCCTTGACCGCCCCGATCTGGAATCCGCGGACCGAACTCAGGTCGGTTACCCCACGAATGTTGTCACGGTAGTACAGCACCACATCCAGGGTGATCCAAGGGGTCGAAAACAGGAGTGTTCGCTGCCGCTCGGGTGTTGTGGTGATAGCATCAATAACGTCAAACTGACCGGCCCGGAAAGCTACCAGCGCCTCGGCCCACTGCATGGTTGTTACTTCAGTTCGGCGACCGGTCTTTTCCTGCCACAAGGTCCATCGATCCGGAATCAGACCACGTACCGCACCGCTTTCCTCGGAATAGATCAGCGGCGGAAACTCATCCATCAATACCACCTTGATTGGCGGCAGGTCTGAAGCCCTGTTCGCAAAAGAAACAAACAGAAGTCCAGTACCCATCAGGGCAATCACGAAGAGTCCAAGCCACGTCTTTCCGCTGTGCGTTATTTGCATTGGGTATCCTGTGCTACGGCATTGACCCTAAGTGAAGCCCGTCCCTGCGGCGGAAATTTGACCACATTCCTCATAAAGTACAGCAGTACCTTTGTTTGGGCATGAACTGCCCGGCCTCAATTCGAGACAGACCCAGCAAGTTATTGATCAAAGACAGGAAGTGCCGTGCCGATCCTTCCACCTTTTCCAGCTGCCCTTCTGCTGCAAATTACTTAGATGGGCAGAGACTGGGGACGCAGTGTCCGGCTTCGCTTTCCTTGTCTGCCAGCTCCTTGGCTACGGCGATAAACTCTTCTCGACAGGCGGTAAAAGCATCGACCACATCGGGATCGAAATGCGTACCCCGCCCTTCCAAAATGATCCTGAATGTCTCTTCCATGCTGTAGGGCTCTTTGTATACCCGGCTACAACTGAGGGCATCGAACACATCCGCCAGCGCCATCAGCCGTGCAGATACGGGAATATCGTCACCCTTGAGCCCATCCGGATAGCCACTGCCATCCCACTTTTCATGGTGATAGTAGGCAATTTCACTGGCCACATTGAGGAAATCAAATGCCTCTCGTGCATGTTCATCACCGGCACTCATCACGGCCTGCTCTATCGCATTATGAATCGCCTCACCTCCGATGGCCGAGTGAGTCTTCATTACTTCAAACTCTTCATCGGTCAGGTTGCCAGGCTTCAGCAAAATGGCATCCGGAATACCTATTTTTCCGATATCGTGCAACGGGGCTGCACGAATGATCTCCTGCAGTCGGCCATCAGCAAGAGCTGGTGCAAACCTGGGGTGCGTTTCAAGCTTTCGGCCCAGGATTTCAACATAGGACTGGGTTCTGACAATATGCAGCCCTGTCTCCTTGTCTCGCACCTCGGCCAGACAGGCCAAGGCCTGTACACTCAGATCACGAATACGTGCATTTTCCTGCATTCGGCGGGCAACTTCATGCTCCAGCCACTGATTTTGATTGCTCAGGCGATCACGGGCGGTTTTCAGCTCCAGCTGGGCACGTACCCTTGCCAGAACAATCGCCGGGCTGAAGGGTTTGGTAATGTAATCTACCGCCCCCAGCCCAAGCCCCTTTTCTTCGTCTGCCACCGCAGTCATCGCTGTGATAAAAATCACGGGGATGTCCCGTGTCTGCTCTTGGGCCTTCAAGCGCTGGATCACCTCGTAGCCATCCATTTCCGGCATCATTACATCCAGCAATACCAGATCCGGACGCGGCTCACTGCCTGCTACCCGCAGTGCACGCGCGCCCGAGTTGGCGGCACGAACGCGGTACTCGCTCTGCAACAACTCACCCAGCAGCATCAGATTTTCCGGGGCATCATCCACGATCAGGATTGTTTGGCGGCCGGAATCAGCGGGAAGTTCATGCACATCGTGTCCAGTCATAAGCGGGGTTACCTTCAAGCACCGGCAGGATCAGCCCAGAGAAGGCCTTGACCTATTTTATATATGACTATTTTATAGACAAATGACAAAAATGCGACAGTTGTGACAGGCTTTTCTACCTCTGCTTTATGCCAGCAATAACACCAGTGACACGATAATCAGAAGCCAAGCGCTTTGTGCAGACATCCAAGGCTCAAACCTTTGAGCCCAAGGTAATATTCTTCTCAGACTGCTGCACAAAGGTCTTATCAATTCAGTGTAGACTATGGGCTGCATTTGGTAAGGAAGCGTTAATCGCTTGCAAAGCACTTCCAAGGGAGCAACCAGATCACCCGCCGGTACTCTGGGGGCACGCAAATGAACTTTAAGGGATATCCCACCCAGCAGAAAAGCCAGCAGTATCGGCCATAACAGTGTCGGCAATGCATTGAGTTGGTCGACCGGCACTGACTCAATTGCCAGCGGCAGACCGGGTGCAAGCAAGGGGAACAGTACCAGACTGGTCACCAGCGTCAGCAGCCAGCCCACTGCTCTGCGCGGATCAGTTCCATCCTTGTTTGTGTGCTGCCATTGCAGCCAGAGGAACCTCAACACCAGCACCATAGTTGCAACGGCGCCAGCACTGAGCAAGCTACTCAGCCAGGGCGCGAGCCAAAGGGACAGCCCTTCTGGCGCCAGCGCCTGCTTCATGGCCAGCTTGGCATGGGCTCCACTGGTAAAGGGCAAGCCGGCCAGTGACAGCCCCGGCAATGCAAGCAGCAGCCAATACAGCCCTCGCGGAACAGAAGCACATGGCGATGATATGCCCACCGACAGAAACATCGCCCCTTTGGCCAGGCCATGATGCAGTGCGTACAGGCCAATCAGTGGCAGTAACCAATGGGCGCGTTCAGGCTCGGCCAGCGCGACTCCCAGCATCAGCGTCATCAACCCCATCTGGCTGATGCTGGAATAGGCCAGCACCGCCTTCGCCTGCTGCTGACAGACACCGATCAGCGCAGCGCCGAGCGATGCCACAACACCGGTGAGTGCAAGCACCGTACCCGGAAGTTGATAGCTCGCCAGCCCCAGCGGCAGGGTC
This DNA window, taken from Marinobacterium iners, encodes the following:
- a CDS encoding PAS domain S-box protein, yielding MQITHSGKTWLGLFVIALMGTGLLFVSFANRASDLPPIKVVLMDEFPPLIYSEESGAVRGLIPDRWTLWQEKTGRRTEVTTMQWAEALVAFRAGQFDVIDAITTTPERQRTLLFSTPWITLDVVLYYRDNIRGVTDLSSVRGFQIGAVKGDACVDLLQSKGIDNLALFATYPDVVDAAVRGGVSVFCGHKLMTNYYLAQRGSSDAFLHTDPLYNAPGHWAVLKGNQALYEEITQGFQLITDTEDKALRDKWLGQPLFEPAAPVWVKWVLYGALALLGVLLLVLVWIRMLRREVEHRTFALAESEERFRMLFENTRQPIAMVENGHFIAANKATLDMFYMRDPGELIGKTPLDISPETQPSGERSAVVLLGVMGKAFSRGSTRTEWEHLKATGEVFTAEVMLTAIRRDEREILHVVWNDITARKQAERELEEYQNHLEELVQARTEELSHITCELRDASQEQQALFDAAMAGIVFVRDRRILRCNRYLEQMLGYAQGELLGQTTRCWYPDEATFFEVGERIITAQAEQGFYSEERELQRKDGSRFWARMQAQPVDSEDLSKGIAGMVIDITAEHEALEQLQQARQLAEDAARTKADFLANMSHEIRTPMNAIMGMTHLVLQTDLNERQRDFLQKIQRSSRHLLGIINDVLDFSKMEAGKLSLEHIEFNLPTLISDLTSVLETKTTEKELTLITHVDERLPEQLKGDPLRLQQILLNFANNAVKFTESGEIEIRVDLVGTEADKTLLKFSVRDTGIGLNPAQQRRLFRSFEQADGSTTRKYGGSGLGLAISRRLAELMGGEVGVVSQPGEGSTFWFKVALDLGSGSADMSMGAGKDVTELQASELSLKQIKRQLQGARVLLVEDNPLNQEVASELLSQMGVVVEIANNGAEALQKLEAAAFDLVLMDMQMPVMDGLTATRKIRQHDRLKQLPVLAMTASALPSDRSQCLQAGMNDFLAKPIEPETLWRELSRWIKPAQRSKAPAKPEPDAPTRVDVPVIAGLDTQAGIKLALNDQALYRRLLTSFVSSHEAFRQQLQQALHENDLELSVRLVHTLKGSAAQIGATELASQAQAFEHRLRQAQGESAVMPEPPDFLLAGVDGLLRALSDWLENSAKPAQDKEAKTASRQWSEHEQSLYDSLQVLLTTDDFNATQLFSRESVAFRKMLGKDYERIVSALGMFDFERAARILHKAGRTD
- a CDS encoding complex I subunit 5 family protein translates to MTFWILSAVAIPLCVLLLVPSRATRSLLWPVLPLLPLPALGLALMGPGNWQLELPGLLLGASWQLDELRQPFLLLTALLWSFAGLFASGYITTRRTSFALYWGLTLSGNLGLVLAGDLVSFYTFFALMTFAGYGLVVHERKPDAFRAGRLYLIMAVFGEMALLAGLILAAGAADSLLLAELPGAIAASADTVLIMALLLCGFGVKAGLPLLHMWLPLAHPVAPTPASAVLSGAMIKAGLLGWLLTLPLGLASYQLPGTVLALTGVVASLGAALIGVCQQQAKAVLAYSSISQMGLMTLMLGVALAEPERAHWLLPLIGLYALHHGLAKGAMFLSVGISSPCASVPRGLYWLLLALPGLSLAGLPFTSGAHAKLAMKQALAPEGLSLWLAPWLSSLLSAGAVATMVLVLRFLWLQWQHTNKDGTDPRRAVGWLLTLVTSLVLFPLLAPGLPLAIESVPVDQLNALPTLLWPILLAFLLGGISLKVHLRAPRVPAGDLVAPLEVLCKRLTLPYQMQPIVYTELIRPLCSSLRRILPWAQRFEPWMSAQSAWLLIIVSLVLLLA
- a CDS encoding response regulator, with the protein product MTGHDVHELPADSGRQTILIVDDAPENLMLLGELLQSEYRVRAANSGARALRVAGSEPRPDLVLLDVMMPEMDGYEVIQRLKAQEQTRDIPVIFITAMTAVADEEKGLGLGAVDYITKPFSPAIVLARVRAQLELKTARDRLSNQNQWLEHEVARRMQENARIRDLSVQALACLAEVRDKETGLHIVRTQSYVEILGRKLETHPRFAPALADGRLQEIIRAAPLHDIGKIGIPDAILLKPGNLTDEEFEVMKTHSAIGGEAIHNAIEQAVMSAGDEHAREAFDFLNVASEIAYYHHEKWDGSGYPDGLKGDDIPVSARLMALADVFDALSCSRVYKEPYSMEETFRIILEGRGTHFDPDVVDAFTACREEFIAVAKELADKESEAGHCVPSLCPSK